The genomic window CTGGCGCTCGCCGCGCCCGCCGCCGCGCTCGAGGTCCCCTATCTGTCGGGCCGCGTCAACGACCGCGCCGGCCTGCTCTCCGCCTCGGCGAGCCAGGCCGTCGAGGCCAAGCTCAAGGATTTCGAGGCGCGCACCGGCCACCAGGTCGCCGTGCTCACTTTGAACTCGCTCGAAGGCGAGCCGCTCGAGGATTTCTCCCTCAAGGTCTCCCGCACCTGGGCGCTCGGCCGCAAGGGGCAGAACGACGGCGTCCTGTTCCTGATCTCGAAGAGCGACCGCAAGCTGCGCATCGAGGTCGGCCACGGCCTCGAAGGGAACATACCCGACGCGCTCGCGGGACGGATCATACAGAACGAGGTCGTGCCCCGCTTCCGCGCCGGCGACTTCGAGGGCGGAGTCGCCGCGGGGGTGGACGCGATCGTCGCCGCGGCGGAGGGCGCGTACTCACCGCCGCCGGCGCCGGGGGAAGACGGCGATCTCAACGGCATGGGGC from Elusimicrobiota bacterium includes these protein-coding regions:
- a CDS encoding TPM domain-containing protein, whose protein sequence is MSRALLLLLALAAPAAALEVPYLSGRVNDRAGLLSASASQAVEAKLKDFEARTGHQVAVLTLNSLEGEPLEDFSLKVSRTWALGRKGQNDGVLFLISKSDRKLRIEVGHGLEGNIPDALAGRIIQNEVVPRFRAGDFEGGVAAGVDAIVAAAEGAYSPPPAPGEDGDLNGMGLLEKLVTSAFVLGMLGLFEVVGLAAPGAGWFLYFFLIPFWAAFPMGIWGAKIGMGFLMTHLIGFPFVKFLLPHTSFGRNFSQKGNKVYYGSSEIFTIGGGSGSSGGGWSSGGSSGGFSGGGGSFGGGGSSGSW